TCCTGATGGCCGTAACGCACCTCCATAGCACCCCAGGAATACTGGGGCTGGCGGCGCTGGCCGCTGGCTGCCTGTACCGGCGTGGCCAGCGTTACTGGTTGGTCGCACTGGCCAGCGCGGTCCCGGGCGGTCTGATATTGAACGTGCTTCTAAAGCATACGTTCGAGCGCGCCCGCCCGCATTTCGACGAACCCTTGCTGCAGCTGAGCACCTACAGTTTCCCGAGCGGACACACGATGGCCGCCACGGTGCTGTATGGTTTCATTGCCTGCTATGCCGCGCGCCATGCACGGTCGTGGCCGGGCAGGGTGCTGCCCCTGGTGCTGGCGCTGGCGATGGTGGCGACGGTCGCCTTCTCAAGGATGTATCTTGGAGTACATTATTTATCCGATGTGCTGGCGGCGGCCGTGGAAGGCTGCGGCTGGCTGGCTATCTGCATCGCCGGGGCCACCACGCTGGACCGCCGCGCGCGGGCGC
Above is a genomic segment from Massilia sp. H6 containing:
- a CDS encoding phosphatase PAP2 family protein, producing the protein MQRFTAERLSPESEYGLHLTLGVAMLVIATAVFAHLAGAMVAGAPITRLDLELAHWLHAHARVNGGLRQFLMAVTHLHSTPGILGLAALAAGCLYRRGQRYWLVALASAVPGGLILNVLLKHTFERARPHFDEPLLQLSTYSFPSGHTMAATVLYGFIACYAARHARSWPGRVLPLVLALAMVATVAFSRMYLGVHYLSDVLAAAVEGCGWLAICIAGATTLDRRARARARRAGAAVAPQDK